The proteins below are encoded in one region of Labeo rohita strain BAU-BD-2019 chromosome 15, IGBB_LRoh.1.0, whole genome shotgun sequence:
- the LOC127177675 gene encoding C3a anaphylatoxin chemotactic receptor-like — translation MENTSFEAENMTGGTAQNTTVQYAGFTNLKVFFCIFFPTIVLGLIGNGLVIFLTGCRMKKTVNSIWFLNLAAADFIFLFSSCMLSLALQWRISLIYVIFCIISPINLFASIFFLVVISLDRCLCTWMVVWAQNKRTLLRARIICIIVWVSSIGCTILFFVLPSIPTFLPSSFVFLITYEFTVGFLIPFLIIASSYIAIGVRIKRFKGRKQLRSYRVIILILAFFICSFPFHVWCFYTVQLNYEIVFGIVSVYLLHLNSCLNPILYVFMCDEYKKKLKQSLQLVLETAFAEDHLHFSADGSGQAGQENQTELLDL, via the exons ATGG AAAACACCAGTTTTGAAGCTGAAAACATGACCGGAGGCACAGCACAAAACACCACTGTGCAGTATGCGGGATTTACAAACCTTAAagtatttttctgcattttctttcCCACCATTGTTTTGGGTCTCATTGGAAATGGGCTTGTCATATTTCTGACTGGCTGCAGAATGAAGAAGACCGTCAACTCCATTTGGTTTCTCAACTTGGCAGCTGCAGACTTCATCTTCTTGTTTTCCTCATGCATGCTATCTCTCGCATTGCAGTGGAGAATATcattaatatatgtaattttctGCATAATCTCACCAATAAATCTGTTtgctagtattttttttcttgtagttATCAGTCTGGACCGATGCCTGTGCACATGGATGGTTGTTTGGGCTCAAAACAAACGTACTTTACTTAGAGCCAGGATCATCTGTATAATTGTGTGGGTTTCATCCATCGGCTGCACCATTCTTTTCTTTGTGCTACCTTCCATTCCTACCTTCCTACCGTCCTCTTTTGTGTTCCTGATCACATATGAATTTACAGTGGGCTTCCTCATCCCCTTTCTGATCATTGCATCTTCATATATAGCTATTGGAGTACGAATCAAACGCTTCAAAGGCAGAAAGCAGCTCAGGTCGTACCGGGTCATTATACTAATCTTAGCTTTTTTCATATGTTCGTTTCCATTCCATGTTTGGTGTTTTTATACAGTacaattaaattatgaaatagtGTTTGGAATTGTCAGTGTCTACCTGCTTCATTTAAACAGCTGTCTGAACCCCATTCTCTATGTGTTCATGTGTGATGAGTATAAGAAGAAGCTTAAACAGTCTCTGCAGCTGGTGCTGGAGACAGCTTTTGCTGAAGATCATCTGCACTTTAGTGCAGATGGAAGTGGACAAGCAGGACAAGAAAACCAAACTGAACTGTTAGATCTGTAG